One part of the bacterium genome encodes these proteins:
- a CDS encoding sugar phosphate isomerase/epimerase: MKNPIILHVNYVEQGQSIPEMCKKAVEWGYDGIEFRRKRSKVDETSEQYLNSIAEAVQKTGLKHVLFGGPGANFMSADDKVREKETEECIIFFKMASERFKLTVCNTMAGPLSTKAEPSYKYDKQGSAIATPDQWKWAAEGFKTLGDLASELGFRFAFETHMNYIHDIPESAKKLVDMIDRESVGINLDYANIACFPKPVSLSETVNICANRLYYVHLKNIFRLRNTPYNSFIACGLGDGIVNNREFLRILKGKKYQGPVCVEAPRQGDRELFAKQDIAYIRRLLEELE; encoded by the coding sequence ATGAAAAATCCAATAATTTTGCACGTCAATTATGTTGAGCAGGGACAGTCCATCCCTGAAATGTGTAAAAAGGCAGTTGAATGGGGGTATGACGGCATCGAGTTCCGGCGCAAACGTTCAAAAGTTGATGAAACATCCGAACAATATCTAAACTCAATTGCTGAAGCTGTCCAAAAGACAGGGCTTAAGCATGTCCTTTTTGGCGGTCCCGGGGCAAATTTCATGTCAGCTGATGATAAAGTGCGGGAAAAGGAAACTGAAGAGTGTATAATCTTTTTTAAGATGGCTAGTGAGCGGTTTAAACTTACTGTTTGTAATACAATGGCTGGACCACTCTCTACAAAAGCTGAACCAAGCTACAAGTACGACAAGCAAGGTTCTGCAATTGCCACTCCTGACCAGTGGAAATGGGCAGCAGAAGGATTTAAAACGCTTGGCGATCTTGCTTCAGAGCTGGGATTTCGATTTGCTTTTGAAACACATATGAATTATATTCACGACATTCCTGAATCCGCAAAAAAACTTGTTGACATGATTGATAGGGAAAGTGTGGGAATTAATCTGGATTACGCAAATATCGCCTGCTTTCCAAAACCTGTTTCACTTTCCGAAACCGTTAACATATGTGCTAACAGACTATATTATGTACATCTAAAAAACATATTTCGTCTTCGAAACACACCGTACAACAGTTTCATAGCCTGTGGTCTTGGAGACGGGATTGTCAATAACCGTGAATTTCTGCGTATTCTTAAGGGAAAAAAATATCAAGGTCCAGTTTGTGTTGAAGCTCCAAGACAAGGCGATCGAGAATTGTTTGCAAAGCAGGACATCGCTTATATTCGAAGGTTGTTAGAAGAATTAGAGTAA